The segment ACAAAAGTAGGTCTAAACCATCCACACATCGCATGATCTTGGCCTTTATAATGGCACCACCATTCTCAAGCTGTTCCACTTCGCCAATGACTTGAAATAGAGAGCCAACTACACTCTCTAAAGGTTCAGTCAGGGTAGTGTCTATGAACACAGAAGAATTGGTCTGTGGGTCAAAAAGGGTAGCTTGTCCAGTTTTACAGTTGTGATGAATCAATCtgcaaaaa is part of the Ostrea edulis chromosome 2, xbOstEdul1.1, whole genome shotgun sequence genome and harbors:
- the LOC125681318 gene encoding CST complex subunit TEN1-like, whose amino-acid sequence is MDLPEHGEVLSISSVASDNMTCKGNVRVTGRLIHHNCKTGQATLFDPQTNSSVFIDTTLTEPLESVVGSLFQVIGEVEQLENGGAIIKAKIMRCVDGLDLLLYSRALEIQQQYMQSRFSETFHS